One Salvia miltiorrhiza cultivar Shanhuang (shh) chromosome 6, IMPLAD_Smil_shh, whole genome shotgun sequence genomic window, aataaaactctccctctctctctctctctctctctctctctctctctatatatatatatctacttCTGAAGTCAAAACTAAAATGGATGACTTGATTAATAGTTGCCacgaaaaatgattacaactgAAGAATAATGTTTGGAACTTTGGAAGATAAGAATTGACTGAATGAGAAGAATACAAAGTAAATCACGTAGACGTAGGGTTCAAAAAAATCTAGAATCTTTTAATTTGGAAAAGAAGAAATTGTAGGAAAAGTTTCTTGATTAGTGCATGTGGGAGACATCTATTTCTTTTGACATAGAATAATAAGAATGTTATTTGAAGCTTTTAATAGACAGGAACCGCATTAATGATGTCAATTCTCCAGTGTGTCTAGTGCTTACTTTATTTTATACTTTCCTTATATATATGGATCGATAAAcgtaaaaaatcataattttattaCGAAAATTAAAAACACGGCATTAAACACATAAATTTACTCCAtctaaaaaaaacatataaatttattggaaaaaaaataaaatcatctcTCTTAAAATTCAAACTCGAGTGCTACGCTCATTTATCAAGGTAATATATTCGTTGTAAATCTTGACAATCCAAAGACTACAAATGGTTCTCACATTCACATTCAGTGATTTGTACGTTTACGCAACAATGATTTGTACATTTACGCAAATATATTGTACTTCCTCCATCCCATTATACATgtctcacttttcataatgaaatgtctcattaccatttataaatgtctcattctttttttggcaacatattttctctttatacctaatatttaaacaatttccaccaactcactttatctactaattactcATTTcctaatctccgtgcccaaaaataatgaaacTAAGGGAATATGTCCTATACAAGAATTCTCACAATTCTCCCGACaagaagtttttattttaagaaaaaataatttaaatgagaaccattttcagccatttgatcatcaagatctacggtggatgcatcatcttgttggatgaatgcagatcctaagttcaaattttgaagggagcaattttttttattttcttgagtGCATTCATTTTatcagtgaatgcattagatttgatgattctcacgttctcacaaataatgtaattCTCTCTAAaacacaccctatatatatatatatatatatatatatatatataagttttgGAGAATATATTCTGAGAAATGCCATGTGAATATTTTGCAGTGTAGATTTGTATTATAGaggattatgatattttctTTAAATATAACAAGCATAACTCTTGAAAATGAATATTTATGAACATGTTACCTGTTTATGGGAACCTAAGAGGGTACGTCGGATCCAATAAAGCCCAAACTTTCAAATCTATCTTTTGAATTATTCAACCGAAAtaatcaaaatcaaaacataaaacGTTACATATACCTAGCACAAGGCTACTAGAAAACCCCCAAGATTAGAAGATAGTAGGGTAGTCTTAAGTTGTATCCTAACACTTGGAAAATTACAAATACACCATTTGCACATAAATttcaatataaatataattattgacACAAATTTACAAGAGACTAAGCAAAAATTGTGACTGGGCCCACCATGCATCGCATTTTATGTAATAAGCCACCATAGCGTGTGAATATGATAGCAATAATATTTGACTAGTTAAATAAGCACACTTTAACCTTTCCAGAGATTCTGATGGAGAAATTTTACACATCTCTTAAACAATTTAATATCCAGTTCTAGTTaggtaataaaaaaatgagctaCTAAATGTACATGATGATCTAGAAACATTTCAAGAACAAAGAAAACCTCAATTTACACTGCCACCTACTCAAAATCATTGCTCTATCCGTTACTCTGTCTAGGTCAAGTTGCCGATCATGTTCTCCTATCTAACCATTCTCCTAAGAAACTCTAGTAGTTTCGTGCATTAAAGTTCATAAAAGTAATTCCACGTTCCGATGGTATATAGACATTTCCAAGTACTGGCAGAGTCGTATTTTATGTCAAAAATTTAAGTCGGTTGCCAAACCTCATACCTGAGTCTGAGTGATTCCTACCCCTGCACCAAAGACATCACTGGGATTCCCTTGCCGGAGAAACTGGTACACTTTACTCGCAGCTTGTCACCAACCACAAACTTTCTTCCGGAACCAGCCTGCAAGGTAGAGAGACCAAGTTTGATGGAATTAACTACAAATTACAGCACGGTATTCTTATTGTTTTCGTTAAGTCACATTAGAGACTTCAAGTTTGAGGTAAAAAGTATAATTACTAGGAgacttaaaaaaaatggaaataaaatttaCTTGAGAAGCCTGAAATTCCAAACTAAAGGACCACAGGAGATAAGATTGCTGTTTACCTCAAACCGGTACATCCCACGGATATCACTTCCGCAATCAAGGACTAGTCCATGAGCACGAATTTGTTGAACCTTGGCTGTCAGCTCCGTTCCAATTTTCAATTTCTTTGCATCTAGAGGAGCATCAGCTGTAGATTTATACATGCTTAGAATATACACATCTTAAGCAACAATTAAACATTTTCTATCATGTTATAAATTAAGTTTACTACAGTCGACATGGGAATATTTTTCCAAAGTAGAACTAATTGCCACCTTTTGAAGGATTATTTAGACCAGAAGATTTGTCTGCCTCATCACACTCAGCAGCACTTCTAATCACAATCGATGATAAGCTGTCCACAGCTTTCGCAGGTTGATAATCCTTATTTTGTTGCTTCATTTCAATATTGCTAGTAGGCTTCCAGACTTTAGGTGTTTGTTGCACAGGAGTAGTGGATCCCCCAACTACAGGAGTTGCTTTTGCTCCTGTTTTAGGTAAAATGGCCTTGAGAGATAAATTGATATTACCGCGCACATCTAGGCCGATGCACATCAAATTTAGAACTTGGCCAATTGATACCACATCAGAAACTCGGGACACCTGACAGAAATAAATATATCCTCTAAGAATAACAAAAAAAACATGTAGAATAAGATAGTGACAAAACCACACAAGGTAATAAAGATTCACAAACCGGTTCATGTGCTAATTCGGAAATGTGAAGGAGGCCCTGTTGGCCTCCATTGAACTCCACAAAGGCGCCATATTCCTTAATTGAAGTTACAATACCTTTATACACACCTCCCTTTTCAATCTCACGACCCACTATGAAATCAATCTGAAATAAAAGTTAAATGCCAACAGAATTAAATGAATTTGGGTAACCATGAAACAACAATTTGTCTTCAGATGTGATGTTATTGTTACCTGAAAGAAACAACAGCACATACAAACCAACTATATGCAAGCAATGCAAACATTTACCTTTTCCATCACTTTATCGAGTACTGATTGGTTTTTAGCCACTACAGTAAGAGAACCATCATTCACAGATATCCTTCCACCTGTAGCATAAACATGGTCTCAATGAAATACTATCCGGAATAAAGGGTGAATGCAGAAACTTAGAGAAGATATCCAtacaatttatttcatttttgacTTCAAGACCATAAAATGCCAAGAAATAGGTGAACCCTTGATAGGAAATAATCAACAGAACAGGGGGGACATCTATAGGATAGTGATAGTATAACCTTTTCAAGGCAATAAAGTTACCCACTGTTTATTTTGCTTTGATAACAAGAATGAAATTTTAACACTGTTCGTTGAAAGTATAATGATGCACAAACAATTACAAAACAATCCAAGAAGAAAATCAATTTCTTATACAAGTAAAAACATAGAAAAGTATTTTGTAATTTCGGCCATGCGATGCTATGAATATAAACTCGTttcaatcatcactaattttTTTGAATGTGATAGACACCACTTAAGTCGTATTGGTGGCAAAAAGCAATACATGCACACAGGCTTATAGATGTCGCCGCATGTAACTAGAAGAACAAACCAAACCTGTTTCTTCTTCAATCTTTCTCTTTAATGCACCGAGAGGACCAATCAAGCGACGGATTGCTTCATTGCTGTACTTCAAGTTCACTGATATTGGAGACAAGTGTTAACTTATGAAAATAACTAAATAAGAGGGCAAGAAAAAGTGACTTCCAGGTTCCAAACGATtggtgtcatctttaaaaatggGTGGAGGGGGGAGAGGATGCATCAGTTACACTTACATATCCGTGGAGAGTTTCTGCCATCCTGAGTACGTGGAACATTTATCTCTTGTTCCATATGGTCAAGGATTTGAATGCGGCCTTTACGTGCAGGCTCTAAAGACTCACATATTATATCTAAAGGGACTCCTGCAGGCTTTATATCCAACTGAATTGCTGTAACTCCATTTCGGGTTCCAGCAATTTTGAAGTCCATATCTCCCAAATGATCCTCCAAACCCTATAGTCAAAATATAGAAAGAAACACATAAACAACCTCATATCTACAACCAAAGGATCATTCAGGAACGTAAGCGGACATAAAGCACTATGGTTTAAAACCACAAGTTAAATAGAAAAAACATAAAGGAGCACAACTGGTTTAATACCAATTTTTGAGAATTTAAAGTAATGCACATCAGACTGAATTTTCATTTTGAGTGATACACTGAGTAATACCATAAGTAAATTGCAAGGTAACTTTCAGGTACATGTGGATTCTATTAACGAAAAAGTTTTCCTTCACCTCTGCCTTATGCTACTTCTCAATAATTCCTACACTATACTATGTCTCACAactctctaattttttttcggTTCCAGCCCTTATGCATTAAAATTTCCTTGATAACTAGTCTTTGTCAATAAAAAACTCTCATAAAAACCAAGCACTTAAAACAGCAATATGACCTATACTTGCCCTCGGACAAGCGCAAACAACAAACAAGTTTCATGGAATTGATTCTACATCTAaggaaaaaataagaaagaactTCAAACACAAGATTGAATAGGCAAAAGAGTTGTCAAATCGTCTAAATATTAATCTTAAGTGTGATCAAGTAACCTTCAACTTTAGCCTAAATAAATTCTCTTAAAAAGAGTACCTCAGTGAATCAAATTTGAAgagaaaataagtaaaaaaaaaaaaaaatctcagaCGATGAAGCACTAATATAGTTCAACAGTACAGTGGTAAGCCTTACGAGAATATCGGTCAATATTCTGTAGTCAGTGATTTCACCAGTTGCAGGATCAGTTTCACTGATAAGTCCCACTGACAAACCTGCTACATGTTCCCTCAATGGAATGCCAGCATCCAGTAAGGCCATGCTACCTACGAATAAAAATGTATGATGCTATTCTCAAGGAACTTAAATAGATTGCTACATGCAATGAGTAGGTAAAATTTCACCAAACAGGATATAAAGTTCGTGAACAGAGTCTCGAAGGCCAACCTGCACAAACAGATGCCATTGATGTTGATCCATCTGAGGCCATGACTTCCGAATTGATACGAACAGTATATGGACAATTGGCTTCTGGAGGCATTACAGCAAGGAGTGCTTTCTCAGCAAGGGAACCTGCAAAATAACGATTCATTACAATCCAATGTGAGAGAAGTAGTAAGACAGTAAAATTGATGTGATATGAATTTAAGGCGGGAATTTGCAAATAGAAGACAATGATAAGAAAACTGTTAGCATCTTAAAACTCCTTCAACGAGAGATGTATTATTGTCAAATAACCAAACAGAGTAACAGACAATCAATTCACCAGCAAAACACTATAAGCATGCAAAAGGCCAAGGACTAAATATGCATTACCACAAGTGGTACCTATTACATTTTTACCAAGTATAATAACTGGAAAACATAACAGTCACTAAGCAAGGACTACATGGTGAAGGGGCAAATACAGGCAATTGAACAGATGGGTACTTTAGGTGCAGTTTCACAATAATAGCATCTTACAATTATATCaatcatttaatataaatgtGAATCACAGAGGCAACCACtgaaatattacaataatataCTGATATATTACAATAATAGAATTTCAACTACATGTGCCTTGTGTGTTGTGTAAGCACTAAATTTCTGTCCAACTATTAATAAGCTAGAAGAAAAGTCATTACTTGTCAATTGTCATTTATCAAGGTATGATAACTAGGAAGATAAAGTGACGATATTAcaacaaaacaagaaagttATCATGACTACTTGGAAACACCAGTAGCTCACCATGCCCAACTTCACGTCTGTTCAGTCCAACTCGCTTACCAACTTCATTGGTGCAAAATGGTGGAAAACTGTAGTGAAGCATAAATCTCTTTGATGAAGGACCAACCAAAGAATCCAAAACTTGAGCTTCTCCAGGTGCTCCAAGGGTCACAGTACAAAGAACCTATAACCAACATGTGAAATACGGCAACAAGAGTAAGCACTTCAGAAGAAACTATTCTCAACATCAAATGTCATCAAGTTTGCTATTTTCGATCATCTTCTGGCACCTAGGCAGTTCAGTTGCTTACCTGAGTATCTCCACGAGAAAATATAGATGAACCATGTAGCACAGGCAAATGACCAGCTTCACAATACACGGGCCTGACTTCATCAAGGCGTCTTCCATCAACTCTAATTCCTTCACCAATTATCCTTCTGCGAACAACCTGACATGGCCAGAAACAATTTTGAAACCATAATAAAGTGACAGTATATTTATTGGCCAGTGCTCAATGTAGTGTTGAACAAGGGAACAGAGTTCCCATAttaacaaaataaatcttattttCAAGGATTTGACGTTCTTAGCAaccaatttaaatatttttccaTCCTGCCACTAAATGCTTATTCAAGGGCATCCCGTTCCTTGATTCTTCCCTTCCCTCCACAAAGAAAGGTAGTGAGATACATAGGTCTTCATATAGAAACATGAATTTTGTGCTAAATATTAAGATTGATGCACATACCTTTTTCCGCACATTATCTACTGTTTTTGATAG contains:
- the LOC130989358 gene encoding polyribonucleotide nucleotidyltransferase 2, mitochondrial translates to MAPVASKANPLLTTIPWRRIKFRTICGGRISHAPPSSPAQSPTATDSEAAGKKVLETFTEEFEIGTRKITMETGRIARFANGSVVLSMEETRVLSTVASAKSDGSRDFLPLTVDYQEKHFAQGMIPNTFMRREGAPKERELLCGRLIDRPIRPLFPPGFYHEVQVMASVLSSDGKHDPDVMAANAASASLMLSDVPWGGPIGVIRIGRIGGQLIVNPSMDELCLSDLNLVYACTKDKTLMIDFQAREISERDLEAALRFAHPQAVKYLEPQIRLAAKAGKQKKDYKLYTVSGDTYEKIRSLSEGPIEAVFTDPTYGKFERGEALDNIGRDVKKILEEEGDDEGLKVLSKTVDNVRKKVVRRRIIGEGIRVDGRRLDEVRPVYCEAGHLPVLHGSSIFSRGDTQVLCTVTLGAPGEAQVLDSLVGPSSKRFMLHYSFPPFCTNEVGKRVGLNRREVGHGSLAEKALLAVMPPEANCPYTVRINSEVMASDGSTSMASVCAGSMALLDAGIPLREHVAGLSVGLISETDPATGEITDYRILTDILGLEDHLGDMDFKIAGTRNGVTAIQLDIKPAGVPLDIICESLEPARKGRIQILDHMEQEINVPRTQDGRNSPRILNLKYSNEAIRRLIGPLGALKRKIEEETGGRISVNDGSLTVVAKNQSVLDKVMEKIDFIVGREIEKGGVYKGIVTSIKEYGAFVEFNGGQQGLLHISELAHEPVSRVSDVVSIGQVLNLMCIGLDVRGNINLSLKAILPKTGAKATPVVGGSTTPVQQTPKVWKPTSNIEMKQQNKDYQPAKAVDSLSSIVIRSAAECDEADKSSGLNNPSKADAPLDAKKLKIGTELTAKVQQIRAHGLVLDCGSDIRGMYRFEAGSGRKFVVGDKLRVKCTSFSGKGIPVMSLVQG